One window from the genome of Leucobacter aridicollis encodes:
- a CDS encoding ACP S-malonyltransferase, with amino-acid sequence MIVIACPGQGSQTPGFLTDWIADSASRSFLEAASEASGVDLVRHGTQSDAETIRATEIAQPLIVAAAILSWRALAARLDGAGLDATTLGATVGTAGHSVGEFAAAAISGVVSETDAVRLVGVRGRAMAEAAAVEQTGMSAVVGGVEADVLSAIEAAGLTAANRNGGGQIVAAGALADLAKLGESAPRGARVIPLQVAGAFHTSYMASAVPVLAQAAESTAVSDPWLKLWSNADGGLVTSGASFRDSLVSQIASPVRWDSCMESFQAAGITGFIELTPAGALTGIAKRGMKGIPSVAVKTPADLDAAVQLITDAA; translated from the coding sequence GTGATTGTTATCGCTTGCCCGGGTCAGGGCTCCCAAACCCCCGGTTTCCTTACTGACTGGATCGCGGATTCAGCGTCCCGCAGCTTCCTCGAGGCCGCCTCGGAGGCCTCGGGCGTCGACCTCGTTCGGCACGGAACCCAGAGTGACGCTGAGACGATTCGCGCAACTGAGATTGCCCAGCCGCTGATTGTCGCGGCTGCAATCCTGTCGTGGCGTGCACTTGCCGCGCGGCTTGATGGCGCAGGTCTCGACGCGACCACGTTAGGCGCCACAGTTGGCACCGCTGGTCACTCTGTTGGCGAGTTTGCCGCGGCGGCGATCTCAGGCGTCGTGAGCGAGACCGACGCCGTGCGCCTCGTCGGCGTACGCGGCCGCGCAATGGCGGAGGCAGCCGCTGTTGAACAGACAGGAATGTCGGCGGTGGTTGGCGGCGTTGAGGCTGACGTGCTTTCGGCAATCGAAGCTGCGGGTCTCACTGCCGCGAACCGAAACGGTGGAGGGCAGATTGTCGCCGCGGGTGCACTGGCGGATCTCGCCAAGCTCGGTGAGTCGGCGCCGCGCGGTGCTCGCGTGATCCCGCTGCAGGTCGCTGGAGCGTTCCACACAAGCTACATGGCGTCGGCAGTTCCCGTCCTCGCGCAGGCAGCAGAGTCCACTGCGGTCAGCGATCCCTGGCTAAAGCTCTGGAGCAACGCCGACGGCGGACTTGTCACATCTGGTGCCAGCTTCCGCGACTCACTCGTCTCGCAGATCGCGAGCCCTGTTCGCTGGGACTCATGCATGGAGTCATTCCAGGCGGCCGGCATCACCGGATTCATTGAACTCACCCCCGCCGGTGCTCTCACCGGCATCGCGAAGCGCGGCATGAAGGGCATCCCTTCGGTCGCCGTAAAGACTCCGGCTGATCTTGATGCTGCCGTGCAGCTCATCACCGACGCAGCCTGA
- a CDS encoding beta-ketoacyl-ACP synthase III encodes MATLVQPTGPAHTRVLSVGASRGDLDVPNDDLVGPIDSSDEWIRQRTGIVQRRRARKGLNAVDLAVEAGQEAIEKSGLELADIDGVIISTISNVAVTPSMAALAAHRLGLTPAAAFDISAACAGYVYGVGQADALVRSGVCKNVLVIGAEKLSDVVDPTDRSISFLLGDGAGAVVVGASDHTGIGPTVWGSDGEKWDTISMTSTFEEYREAPGVVAWPTLRQDGQTVFRWAVWEMAKVARQTLEASGIEPSDLAAFIPHQANMRIIDELAKQLKLPETVAIARDIEMQGNTSAASIPLAMHALLAERPELSGGLALTIGFGAGLVYGAQIIELP; translated from the coding sequence ATGGCAACTCTTGTACAGCCAACTGGCCCGGCGCACACACGCGTGCTCTCGGTTGGCGCATCCCGCGGCGACCTCGACGTACCGAACGACGACCTCGTTGGCCCTATTGACTCGTCTGACGAGTGGATCAGGCAGCGCACGGGCATCGTTCAGCGCCGCCGGGCCCGCAAGGGCCTGAACGCTGTCGATCTCGCGGTTGAGGCTGGCCAGGAGGCCATTGAGAAGTCTGGTCTCGAACTCGCAGACATCGACGGTGTGATCATCTCGACGATCTCGAACGTTGCGGTGACGCCGTCAATGGCAGCGCTCGCCGCGCACAGGCTCGGTCTCACTCCCGCGGCGGCATTCGATATTTCTGCCGCCTGCGCTGGCTACGTGTATGGCGTCGGCCAGGCCGACGCACTCGTCCGTTCGGGTGTCTGCAAGAACGTCCTCGTGATCGGTGCCGAGAAGCTCTCGGACGTCGTTGACCCGACCGACCGTTCGATCTCGTTCTTGCTGGGTGACGGCGCTGGCGCCGTGGTCGTCGGAGCGAGCGATCACACCGGTATCGGCCCGACAGTGTGGGGCTCGGACGGCGAGAAGTGGGACACGATCAGCATGACGTCGACGTTCGAGGAGTACCGCGAGGCTCCCGGAGTCGTTGCGTGGCCTACGCTGCGCCAGGACGGCCAGACCGTGTTTCGCTGGGCAGTGTGGGAGATGGCGAAGGTCGCACGCCAGACGCTCGAGGCCTCCGGTATCGAGCCGTCTGATTTGGCCGCGTTCATTCCGCATCAGGCGAACATGCGAATCATCGACGAGCTTGCGAAGCAACTGAAGCTGCCCGAGACCGTCGCGATTGCACGCGATATCGAGATGCAGGGAAACACCTCTGCAGCGTCGATCCCGCTTGCGATGCACGCGCTGCTCGCAGAGCGCCCCGAGCTCTCGGGGGGCCTGGCACTCACGATCGGCTTCGGGGCCGGTCTCGTCTACGGCGCCCAGATCATCGAACTTCCGTAG
- a CDS encoding acyl carrier protein: MAFSNEEVLAGLAELVNDETGIAADVVALDKSFTDDLDIDSISMMTIVVNAEEKFDVKIPDEEVKNLKTVGDAVDFIVKAQA; this comes from the coding sequence ATGGCATTCAGCAACGAAGAGGTCCTCGCAGGTCTCGCCGAGCTCGTCAACGATGAGACCGGTATTGCGGCCGACGTTGTCGCCCTCGACAAGTCGTTCACCGACGACCTCGACATCGATTCGATCTCGATGATGACAATCGTCGTGAACGCAGAAGAGAAGTTCGACGTGAAGATCCCCGACGAAGAGGTCAAGAACCTCAAGACCGTCGGCGACGCAGTCGACTTCATCGTCAAGGCTCAGGCCTAA
- a CDS encoding beta-ketoacyl-[acyl-carrier-protein] synthase family protein, whose product MSKKIVVTGIGASSPLGGTASESWEALLAGESGVRTIEADWVEKYDLPVSFAGQARVQPAEVLERPVAKRLDPSSQFALVAAKEAFADAGSPEIPAERLGVDWATGIGGIWSLLDAWDTLREKGPRRVMPLTVPMLMPNAPSAAISMHFTARAFARTVASACASSTESIANAYEHLQLGLADIVIAGGSEAAIHPVTLASFSSMQALSRRNDSPETASRPYNTDRDGFVMGEGAAALVLETEEHALARGAKIYAEIAGGGVTADSYHITANDPEGHGAIRAMKLALSQAGAHPEDVTHINAHATSTPVGDINEYTALLGVFGDRAREIPVSATKAATGHLLGGTGALEALFSVLAVHNRVAPPTINLVDQDPEIPLMVSSEPQQLADGPQLAISNSFGFGGHNAVVAIRSYDA is encoded by the coding sequence ATGAGCAAGAAGATCGTCGTCACCGGTATCGGTGCGAGTTCGCCCCTGGGCGGTACCGCTAGCGAGAGCTGGGAAGCTTTGCTTGCAGGCGAGTCGGGCGTACGTACTATCGAGGCCGATTGGGTTGAGAAGTACGACCTTCCAGTGTCATTCGCTGGCCAGGCCCGAGTGCAGCCGGCTGAGGTGCTTGAGCGCCCAGTCGCCAAGCGCCTCGACCCGTCGAGCCAGTTTGCCCTCGTCGCGGCGAAGGAAGCTTTCGCCGACGCTGGCTCACCCGAGATTCCCGCAGAGCGTCTGGGCGTCGACTGGGCAACAGGCATTGGCGGCATCTGGTCGCTGCTTGACGCGTGGGACACGCTTCGTGAGAAGGGCCCGCGTCGCGTGATGCCCCTCACGGTTCCCATGCTCATGCCGAACGCGCCGTCAGCGGCGATCTCCATGCATTTCACAGCTCGCGCGTTCGCGCGCACCGTCGCCTCAGCCTGCGCCTCGAGCACCGAGTCGATTGCAAACGCCTACGAGCATCTGCAGCTTGGACTCGCCGATATCGTGATCGCAGGCGGCTCCGAAGCCGCCATTCACCCGGTCACGCTCGCGTCGTTCTCGTCGATGCAGGCGCTGTCACGCCGAAACGACTCACCGGAGACTGCCTCACGCCCCTACAACACTGACCGTGACGGTTTCGTGATGGGCGAGGGCGCCGCTGCGCTCGTGCTCGAGACCGAGGAGCACGCGCTCGCTCGCGGTGCCAAGATTTACGCCGAGATCGCCGGCGGCGGCGTGACCGCTGATTCCTACCACATCACCGCAAATGACCCCGAGGGGCACGGCGCCATCCGCGCGATGAAGCTCGCACTCTCGCAGGCGGGTGCTCACCCCGAGGATGTCACCCACATCAACGCGCACGCGACGTCGACCCCTGTCGGTGACATCAATGAGTACACTGCCCTGCTCGGAGTGTTCGGCGATCGCGCACGCGAGATCCCGGTTTCCGCAACAAAGGCCGCGACTGGACACCTGCTGGGCGGCACAGGCGCCCTGGAAGCACTGTTCTCGGTGCTCGCTGTGCATAACCGCGTCGCTCCCCCGACGATCAACCTCGTCGATCAGGATCCCGAGATCCCGCTCATGGTGTCAAGCGAGCCGCAGCAGCTCGCCGATGGCCCGCAGCTCGCGATCTCGAACTCCTTTGGGTTCGGTGGCCATAACGCCGTCGTCGCCATCCGCTCGTACGACGCCTAG
- the efeB gene encoding iron uptake transporter deferrochelatase/peroxidase subunit has translation MGGPDQDPRTQLPSGTSRRQLLGLLGAGAIGLAAGGAGGAAAARTLLSRDGHHGDAPSPGAVPFRGAHQAGIVTPAQDRLHFAAFTMNSGATRDDLIALLRDWTEAAERLTRGEEVGDGMEPDNGLLPPDDTGEATGLGVGNLTLTFGFGRSLFVGHADRAAETQAGDPFGLRSLLPAEFEPLPAFAFDILDDTQSGGDLCVQACADDPQIAVHAIRNLSRIAAGRAHLAWSQLGFGRTASTSRAQETPRNLFGFKDGTANVMAEDSSGLAEHVWVGEEAPAWLRGGSYLVARKIQMTIETWDRASLAEQERIFGRSKRAGAPLTGADEFDEPDFAAKLPASGEPVIDIAAHVRLAHPKNNSGSQMLRRGYNYVDGSNGLGQLGAGLFFISFQRSPETFVRVQRSLQPDLLNEYIRHIGSGLWAVPGGIGAGEFVGQALFE, from the coding sequence GTGGGCGGCCCCGATCAGGATCCTCGGACGCAGCTACCGAGTGGTACATCGAGACGCCAACTTCTCGGGCTACTCGGCGCTGGGGCGATCGGCCTCGCTGCAGGCGGCGCAGGCGGGGCCGCCGCCGCCAGAACGTTGCTTTCGCGTGACGGGCACCATGGCGATGCACCGAGCCCCGGCGCCGTGCCATTCCGTGGCGCTCACCAGGCGGGCATCGTTACCCCAGCGCAAGATCGACTGCACTTCGCCGCTTTCACGATGAACTCCGGCGCGACCCGTGACGACCTCATCGCGCTCCTCCGTGACTGGACTGAGGCCGCCGAGAGGCTGACCCGCGGCGAGGAAGTCGGAGACGGAATGGAGCCTGACAACGGCCTTCTGCCGCCAGACGACACCGGCGAGGCGACGGGGCTCGGAGTTGGCAACCTCACGCTCACGTTCGGATTCGGACGCAGCCTTTTCGTCGGGCATGCCGACAGGGCCGCGGAGACACAGGCAGGCGACCCCTTCGGCCTCCGCTCGCTGCTCCCCGCCGAGTTCGAACCGCTCCCGGCCTTCGCGTTCGACATTCTCGACGATACGCAGAGCGGAGGCGACCTGTGCGTGCAGGCATGCGCCGATGACCCCCAGATCGCGGTGCACGCAATCCGCAATCTCTCACGCATTGCCGCTGGCCGCGCGCACCTTGCCTGGAGCCAGCTTGGCTTTGGCCGTACCGCGTCGACTTCGCGGGCTCAGGAGACGCCTCGGAACCTGTTCGGCTTCAAAGATGGGACGGCGAACGTCATGGCCGAGGACTCGTCGGGGCTCGCCGAGCATGTGTGGGTCGGTGAGGAAGCGCCAGCCTGGCTCCGCGGCGGAAGCTACCTGGTCGCGCGGAAGATACAGATGACGATTGAGACGTGGGATCGCGCGTCTCTCGCCGAGCAGGAGCGCATCTTCGGGCGATCGAAACGAGCTGGCGCGCCCCTCACCGGTGCCGACGAGTTTGACGAACCTGACTTTGCTGCCAAGCTGCCGGCCTCTGGGGAACCAGTGATCGACATTGCCGCGCACGTGCGTCTCGCGCACCCAAAGAACAATTCGGGCAGTCAAATGCTGCGCCGCGGCTACAACTACGTCGACGGTTCAAACGGACTCGGCCAGCTTGGCGCGGGCCTCTTCTTTATCTCGTTCCAGCGTTCGCCCGAGACATTCGTTCGTGTGCAGCGCTCACTGCAGCCAGACTTGCTCAACGAGTATATTCGTCACATTGGGTCTGGACTGTGGGCGGTGCCGGGCGGGATCGGCGCCGGTGAGTTCGTCGGGCAGGCGCTGTTCGAATAG
- the efeO gene encoding iron uptake system protein EfeO: protein MTSSNLRNAAAVAALSATALLLAGCVPNGAPNATSIAVTANDEGCEVANATGTSGTLTFTVQNDGTKVTEFYLLGSNKLTIVGEVENIAPGTSRDLTVQVGPGEYFTACKPGMIGAGVGHAAFTVSGDAVATTPEEDAVVAQYVAYVKTQTEELVPRVGEFVAAYKAGNDDEARALFPIARINYERIEPTAEQFGDLDPKIDYRKPGAIEEGLPFTGFHRIEQDLWLDRAIENYSQPEKNHYPKDDLVALTPEERATIGDQLVADISELNDKVRSPDFTLTLADITEGAKGLLDEVAAPDGKLPGEENEFAHTDLYDFTANVEGAQVAFDTVRALLVANGGEELATELDARFVDMLDTLAGYGSYEAGFVSYDTVDATKRNELAAKLTALSEPMSRLTAGVVGS, encoded by the coding sequence ATGACCTCATCCAATCTTCGCAACGCTGCCGCTGTTGCTGCGCTTAGCGCAACAGCCCTCTTGCTTGCTGGGTGCGTACCAAATGGAGCCCCGAACGCAACGTCAATTGCAGTCACCGCGAACGATGAGGGCTGCGAGGTTGCCAACGCGACCGGAACGAGCGGCACCCTGACCTTCACTGTGCAGAACGACGGGACGAAGGTCACCGAGTTCTATCTGCTCGGCAGCAACAAGCTCACTATCGTCGGCGAGGTTGAGAACATTGCGCCAGGCACCAGCCGGGACCTCACGGTGCAGGTTGGCCCAGGGGAGTACTTCACTGCGTGCAAACCAGGCATGATCGGTGCTGGCGTCGGCCATGCCGCGTTCACTGTGAGTGGCGACGCTGTCGCGACCACGCCGGAGGAGGACGCAGTGGTTGCGCAGTACGTTGCCTACGTGAAGACCCAAACCGAGGAGCTCGTTCCGCGGGTGGGAGAGTTCGTTGCAGCGTACAAGGCAGGCAACGACGACGAGGCGCGCGCGCTGTTCCCAATCGCGCGTATCAACTACGAACGGATCGAGCCAACCGCGGAGCAGTTTGGGGATCTCGATCCGAAGATCGACTATCGAAAGCCAGGCGCGATCGAGGAGGGGCTGCCGTTCACTGGCTTTCATCGAATCGAACAGGATCTGTGGCTCGACCGGGCCATCGAGAACTACTCGCAGCCTGAGAAGAACCACTACCCGAAGGATGACCTCGTTGCGCTCACGCCCGAGGAGCGCGCAACAATTGGCGATCAGCTCGTCGCTGACATCTCCGAGCTCAACGACAAGGTGAGGAGCCCCGACTTCACGCTGACTCTCGCCGACATCACTGAGGGGGCGAAGGGGCTGCTCGATGAGGTTGCTGCGCCTGACGGAAAGCTCCCGGGGGAAGAAAACGAGTTCGCGCACACCGACCTGTACGACTTCACCGCGAATGTCGAGGGGGCGCAGGTTGCCTTCGATACCGTGCGCGCGCTGCTCGTCGCGAACGGCGGTGAGGAACTCGCCACCGAACTCGACGCACGCTTCGTCGACATGCTCGACACGCTCGCCGGATACGGCTCCTACGAGGCTGGCTTTGTATCGTATGACACCGTGGATGCGACGAAGCGCAACGAGCTCGCGGCGAAGCTCACCGCGCTGAGCGAGCCGATGTCGCGGCTTACCGCGGGCGTTGTGGGAAGCTAG
- the efeU gene encoding iron uptake transporter permease EfeU encodes MIATLLIGLREGLEAALVVGVLLAYVGKLNRPDAARKIWLGVAAAILLSLGLGAILTYGAYGLSFTAQEAIGGSLSILAVAMVTWMVFWMLKMSRGISGELRGQVDRALVGSGWAVALIGFVSVAREGIETALFIWATTRASGTAPLVGFLTAISGILIAIAIGWALYKGLLRVNLTVFFRWTGVLLLVFAAGVLAYGIHDLQEAGFLPGPFVAAPEGAGPVVAAWFGEAAWAFNVSHIIAPDGLIAVILKGTLGFAPEMTKLEVLAWAGYLIITLPLFLVRSYAGQHATRKERP; translated from the coding sequence ATGATTGCGACCCTGCTGATCGGCCTTCGCGAGGGGCTCGAGGCGGCGCTCGTCGTCGGGGTCCTACTTGCCTACGTCGGAAAGCTCAACCGGCCCGACGCCGCCCGAAAGATTTGGCTCGGTGTCGCGGCAGCGATCCTGCTTTCGCTCGGGCTCGGCGCGATCCTGACCTACGGCGCATACGGGCTGTCGTTTACCGCACAGGAGGCCATTGGTGGTTCCCTCTCGATCCTTGCGGTCGCGATGGTGACGTGGATGGTGTTCTGGATGCTGAAGATGTCGCGTGGCATCAGTGGCGAGCTCCGCGGCCAGGTCGATCGTGCGCTTGTCGGCTCAGGGTGGGCGGTTGCCTTGATCGGATTCGTCTCGGTTGCCCGCGAGGGCATCGAGACTGCACTCTTCATCTGGGCGACAACCCGCGCGAGCGGCACGGCGCCCCTTGTCGGTTTTCTCACCGCGATCTCCGGCATCCTGATTGCCATCGCGATCGGCTGGGCGCTGTACAAAGGCCTCCTGAGGGTCAACCTCACGGTGTTCTTCAGGTGGACTGGAGTGTTGCTGCTCGTCTTCGCCGCCGGTGTGCTGGCGTACGGGATCCACGACCTGCAAGAGGCTGGGTTCTTGCCGGGACCGTTTGTTGCGGCGCCAGAGGGCGCCGGGCCTGTCGTCGCTGCATGGTTTGGGGAGGCCGCGTGGGCGTTCAACGTTTCGCACATCATCGCGCCAGACGGGTTGATCGCCGTGATCCTCAAGGGAACACTCGGCTTCGCACCTGAAATGACCAAACTCGAGGTGCTCGCGTGGGCGGGCTATCTCATCATCACGCTGCCACTCTTCCTCGTGCGTTCGTACGCCGGGCAGCACGCCACACGAAAGGAACGCCCATGA